One part of the Pseudopipra pipra isolate bDixPip1 chromosome 3, bDixPip1.hap1, whole genome shotgun sequence genome encodes these proteins:
- the LOC135412392 gene encoding interferon-induced very large GTPase 1-like yields the protein MASQDDTQEGHGEAQLLAEALQKEGLEAGYWLPKLSQTLGVQCTQALQHLQYEDYLTLECQVRHPWEKRALQKLLKIRDDKATSEEQEKQHLERTKQRQGAAKQVLKELKEMLESHSHSQDAVRQRAEALWEAMEIPKEFWPAPKKSLADVLESIQKQLEQQESSVGRRENIPDTEVLRRASGGLALQGIYRTSRAEDVLAKREQLLRVPEGFQLAGPEQGSLFESKEFSSSAAESTFTRSMEQLGFSISVSAKAGFWGVTLEAGADHSSSSQAQGTHQSHSEHSYFCTTKYQYIPLASCNFQRNQLLLSDGALRELQHMEQLLSLTGEEDQPNLLESFFSRFGSHVSQGPLHFGGIFWWKASTGGFRAEQREEMKRQTSEALNTFVGASFSGFGASAGVATNVSRSSSQASVQGRAGESSHTVIQCQVFTTGGPSETNSLPQWKTGLVSNNSTWCVIDRGSQLIPVWEVILCNHSRDFQSVYGMSRALRAAYKALTNQSVGTAFGEELASAVEEAREFMEIVKTWQGAVDEKKLLTLMDLKQDLSAKTKDPRVWINVCLSDKALQDFLVNTVRSCQESPPENSTSIKAILRSLLDPHIYSVRDFPESSFIMQWIFQTDHRLPKTPNVSELGELLQTLQQIMEHIHAVTYAPGTSASAVQEAKREATLTTGLAIHSLLRSLQERAQKDMELLVLLIATSTGYQVGSSTFQHLLGHAEIQYLAQAMAAAHEQYVTLKEQDAARAEASLLLTALTVTPQSKELSPEQKRERLLFMEGHMEGLWSTGTRNLLQKHRECPDWEMLERDLNSFIGGSLEETGDDVRMQNILKDMEDTFQTTEPSSPSKSKSGASESKANEATANQEFLQLLKRLGLESHYPRKMDTGHFRIICKTSLHDSQPSKDQELPFLFLQKLLTVDYRVRYLTSRDGSNPGLAPVPETTEQKHEPSDSFENFLNDLEEAAPEAATRDSHVHPMDLQMAIFHCADDFMRQSIATKLAFCQLALPLLVPKPGTAQIEFPLWALSQIKRSWKEAEKSGQQPRMSNHNNKLIHQAETPIVSFIRIGTSASSSKSQLLNALLSKQRHDTFFHRHCRGSTRERLLMAGVVEIAWYCPRGSPDDTFECCVAFCNLHGDARDHGAQLHFLQEISALNVALVSDSEHVDDRGKKLLRDLWQSQRPLVCLLTDKEKVAAGQSNRNIKIGIKNRNEAEMLDELTKTIRNLLEGSNPRFSLDACLDKARQHGFLVDEDRPECVTAKAKAKELVTLLKKEKLSEIKSQLLPLQGKLWHQWCQKDKELTRLQEKGGKSIEHHRSQIESDKTVIRRKQLERAFPLNQLMKPFLGFLQSQPADTKKYFLQWMKVFMDDLSSGRLEELRRDYHKLWSEILEKKKSKGKTNPSPELLSRLEALSDEINDSSVGLEHLLREVGQIYEALHLRNSKNENVVKLPQMAAELMVSGYPVELMDGDASYLPLRWVGAIFDSLIERLGDKRVFVLSVLGIQSTGKSTLLNAMFGLQFNVSAGRCTRGAFMQLLPLDEQLQQNVGFDYMLVVDTEGLRSPEMVNKQSLNHDNELATFVIGIGNMTLINIFGENPSEVQDVLQIAVQAFLRMKKVNLSPGCLFVHQNVGEVTAKEQNMEGQRRFQEKLDEMTVAAAQQECCDVSSFSDVIRFDVNTHIHYFAHLWEGNPPMAPPNPTYSHNVQQLKSKVLQAAKESQGSILTLSSLKVRIGDLWNALLNENFVFSFKNSLEIAVYRKLETAFSQWTWRLRSHILDVQMRLDNRIRNGDLQQITREHLEGLVQETSDAIVTDMEKYFREEKHCEILVQWKGSTELKLKELKENLLHETWKKCENLIELQKTQSKVDARKSEYEDELLRKSRELALTLKGKSLSEIQLRDKFTSLWAEWIAEVSRSAPPPERVNIDAEIEDVLLERFKEPGFHARIRSFPKHTGFSLDLKKHVTKKKGWKTYLPWNDSNADVNLQDITDNIIKRVWANTDAKEQEKRDYSRSFIHEILHEVQEGENSIPSDAAFRVNKDYSIDLSLYLCRTAAERFKAMHEAFQKANDPVTYLNSKKEDFFTCFQISCQGATSVTAFAVFLCDKLAPALRRAVYERTAKAIAGDMQGKVPDFQGNRANLDVCILRFLAQEENFQYFKQYLRHPEQFFQWYIERRVESYCLGESRRLEKFLDSSLDLLYGNILSAVFSSTQRVKDRKDQKDKISLWLDEFCGELTELINLPRSDLKGLEHQEITDIEFLSKAMAEALPAMENELRKEFAVADLNWFERKPHTILAEQFWGCWAQCPFCGAVCTNTMQGHDGDHQVLFHRPRALTGGWWDKTDHLTIDICSSLVASKCKFEAADARWIHFKRYRDAGPPFSNWNILPDPSMQAYWKWFVSHFRTNIENWHGKKFQGKGEIPQAWQRITKQEALAELDKP from the coding sequence ATGGCTTCGCAGGACGACACCCAAGAGGGGCATGGAGaggcacagctcctggcagagGCACTTCAGAAGGAAGGACTGGAGGCTGGATACTGGCTCCCCAAACTCTCCCAGACCCTGGGAGTCCAGTGCACACAAGCCCTGCAACACCTGCAATATGAAGACTACCTTACGTTGGAGTGCCAAGTGAGGCACCCCTGGGAGAAAAGGGCGCTCCAGAAACTCCTGAAAATAAGAGATGACAAAGCAACTTCTGAGgagcaagaaaagcagcacttGGAGAGGACAAAGCAGAGACAAGGAGCGGCCAAGCAAGTCCTGAAGGAGCTGAAAGAAATGCTCGAaagccacagccacagccaggaTGCTGTAAGGCAGAGAGCAGAGGCTCTATGGGAAGCCATGGAGATTCCCAAGGAGTTCTGGCCAGCACCAAAGAAGTCCTTGGCAGATGTGCTGGAGAGCATCCagaagcagctggagcagcaggagtcgtcagtgggcaggagggagaacatCCCTGACACGGAGGTGCTGAGGCGGGCGTCAGGGGGACTGGCCCTGCAGGGCATCTACAGAACCAGCAGGGCTGAAGATGTGCTGGCaaagagagagcagctcctCAGGGTTCCTGAGGGATTCCAGCTCGCCGGTCCAGAGCAAGGGTCGCTGTTTGAGAGCAAGGAGTTCTCCTCCAGTGCAGCAGAATCCACTTTCACCAGGTCCATGGAGCAGCTGGGCTTCAGCATCAGCGTTTCTGCCAAAGCCGGGTTCTGGGGAGTTACACTGGAAGCTGGTGCAGatcacagcagctcctcacaggCACAGGGCACCCACCAGTCCCACTCTGAGCACAGCTACTTTTGCACCACCAAATACCAGTACATCCCTCTGGCCTCCTGTAACTTCCAAAGGAACCAGCTTCTCCTCTCGGATGGGGCCCTGCGGGAACTGCAACACATGGAGCAGCTTTTGAGCCTCACTGGGGAAGAAGACCAGCCCAACCTGCTGGAGAGCTTCTTCAGCAGGTTCGGGTCCCACGTCAGTCAGGGTCCCCTCCACTTTGGGGGGATATTCTGGTGGAAGGCGTCTACAGGAGGATTCAGAGCCGAGCAGAGGGAGGAGATGAAGCGACAAACATCTGAAGCCCTGAACACCTTTGTTGGGGCCAGTTTCAGTGGCTTCGGGGCCAGTGCAGGAGTGGCCACAAATGTTTCCCGGTCCAGCTCACAGgcttctgtccagggcagagctggagagagcTCCCACACAGTGATTCAGTGTCAGGTGTTCACCACAGGGGGCCCATCAGAGACCAATTCTCTCCCTCAGTGGAAAACGGGGCTTGTGTCCAATAACTCAACGTGGTGCGTTATCGACCGCGGCTCCCAGCTGATCCCGGTGTGGGAGGTCATCCTGTGCAATCACAGCAGGGATTTTCAGTCTGTCTATGGAATGAGCCGCGCCCTCAGGGCTGCGTACAAAGCGCTGACGAATCAGAGCGTCGGCACCGCTTTTGGAGAGGAACTGGCCAGTGCAGTGGAAGAGGCCAGAGAGTTCATGGAGATTGTGAAGACCTGGCAGGGGGCGGTGGATGAAAAGAAACTGCTCACGCTGATGGATCTGAAACAGGATCTGAGTGCAAAAACCAAGGACCCCAGAGTCTGGATCAACGTGTGCCTGTCAGACAAAGCCCTGCAGGACTTCCTGGTGAACACCGTGAGGAGTTGCCAGGAGTCACCTCCAGAAAACTCCACCTCGATCAAGGCAATCTTGAGGAGCCTCCTGGATCCTCATATCTATTCTGTCAGAGACTTCCCCGAGTCTTCCTTCATTATGCAATGGATCTTCCAGACTGACCACAGGCTTCCCAAAACTCCCAATGTCTCTGAACTTGGAGAGCTCCTGCAGACACTGCAGCAAATCATGGAGCACATCCATGCTGTCACCTACGCACCAGGAACCTCTGCTTCTGCCGTCCAGGAAGCAAAGAGAGAAGCCACCCTGACCACAGGCCTCGCAATTCATTCCTTACTGCGGTCTCTCCAGGAAAGGGCtcagaaggacatggaactcTTGGTGCTCTTAATTGCGACCAGCACAGGGTACCAGGTGGGAAGCAGCACTTTCCAGCACCTCCTTGGCCATGCAGAAATTCAGTACCTGGCCCAGGCAATGGCAGCGGCACACGAGCAGTACGTGACTCTGAAGGAGCAAGatgctgccagagctgaggcctCCCTTCTGCTGACGGCTCTGACCGTGACACCCCAAAGCAAAGagctgtccccagagcagaagAGGGAGCGGTTGCTTTTCATGGAAGGTCACATGGAAGGCTTGTGGTCCACAGGGACAAGGAATCTCCTCCAGAAGCACAGGGAGTGCCCAGACTGGGAGATGCTGGAACGTGACTTGAATTCCTTCATCGGTGGGAGCTTGGAGGAAACAGGGGATGATGTGAGGATGCAGAACATACTCAAAGACATGGAAGACACTTTCCAAACAACTGAGCCTTCCAGTCCCTCTAAATCCAAGTCAGGTGCCAGCGAATCCAAAGCCAATGAAGCCACTGCAAACCAAGAGTTCCTCCAGTTGCTCAAGCGCCTTGGACTAGAAAGTCACTATCCAAGAAAAATGGACACAGGACATTTCCGCATCATCTGCAAGACATCTCTGCACGACAGCCAGCCCAGCAAGGACCAGGAACTGCCATTTCTCTTCCTGCAGAAGCTCTTAACCGTGGACTATCGGGTGAGGTACCTGACTTCTAGAGATGGGAGCAACCCAGGACTTGCCCCTGTGCCAGAAACCACAGAGCAAAAGCACGAACCCTCAGACTCCTTTGAGAACTTTCTAAATGATTTGGAGGAAGCAGCCCCTGAAGCTGCAACCAGGGACAGCCACGTGCACCCCATGGACCTCCAGATGGCAATTTTCCACTGTGCTGATGACTTCATGAGACAGTCCATTGCAACCAAGCTGGCCTTCTGCCAACTGGCGCTGCCCCTGCTGGTGCCCAAGCCGGGCACTGCCCAGATCGAGTTCCCACTCTGGGCCCTCAGCCAAATCAAAAGGAGCTGGAAAGAGGCGGAGAAGTCGGGACAGCAGCCCAGGATGAGCAATCACAATAACAAACTCATCCATCAGGCAGAGACGCCCATCGTGTCCTTCATCCGCATTGgcacctctgcctcctcttccaaGTCTCAGCTCCTCAATGCTCTGCTGAGCAAACAAAGACACGACACTTTTTTCCACCGCCATTGCCGAGGCAGCACCAGAGAGCGTTTGCTGATGGCAGGTGTTGTGGAGATCGCCTGGTACTGTCCCCGGGGAAGCCCCGATGACACCTTTGAGTGCTGTGTGGCTTTCTGTAACCTGCATGGAGACGCCAGGGATCACGGAGCGCAGCTGCACTTCTTAcaggagatctctgctctcaacgTGGCTCTTGTCTCCGATTCGGAGCACGTGGACGACAGAGGGAAAAAGCTTCTGCGAGACCTGTGGCAGTCACAAAGGCCTCTGGTTTGTCTTCTCACTGACAAAGAGAAGGTTGCAGCTGGACAATCcaacagaaacataaaaatagGGATCAAGAACAGAAACGAAGCAGAGATGTTGGACGAGCTCACCAAAACAATCAGGAATCTGCTGGAAGGGTCCAACCCTCGTTTCAGCCTGGACGCCTGCCTGGACAAAGCTCGCCAGCACGGATTCTTAGTGGATGAAGATCGACCCGAGTGTGTGACAGCCAAAGCAAAGGCAAAGGAGCTGGTGACCCTTCTGAAGAAGGAGAAGCTGTCTGAGATcaaatcccagctcctgcctcttcAAGGAAAACTGTGGCACCAGTGGTGCCAAAAGGACAAAGAACTCACTCGCTTGCAGGAGAAGGGGGGCAAGAGCATTGAGCACCATCGGAGCCAAATTGAATCTGACAAGACAGTAATTAGAAGAAAGCAACTAGAGCGAGCCTTCCCCCTCAACCAGCTGATGAAACCATTCCTTGGCTTTCTCCAGTCACAACCAGCAGATACCAAGAAATATTTCCTGCAGTGGATGAAGGTCTTTATGGACGACCTGTCCTCCGGTCGCCTTGAGGAACTGAGGAGAGACTATCACAAGTTATGGTCTGAaatcctggaaaaaaagaaaagcaagggaaaaaccAATCCAAGCCCTGAGTTGCTGAGTAGGTTGGAGGCCCTCTCTGATGAAATCAACGATTCATCTGTTGGTCTGGAGCATCTGTTGAGAGAGGTAGGGCAGATCTATGAAGCTCTACACTTAAGGAACTCAAAGAATGAAAACGTTGTGAAACTGCCGCAAatggcagcagagctgatggTTTCGGGGTATCCTGTGGAGCTGATGGATGGGGATGCTTCTTACCTGCCCCTGCGCTGGGTGGGAGCAATCTTTGACAGCCTCATTGAGAGGCTGGGTGACAAACGAGTGTTTGTCCTCTCCGTGCTCGGCatccagagcacagggaagtcAACCCTGCTGAATGCCATGTTTGGGCTGCAGTTCAACGTCAGCGCGGGGAGATGCACCCGGGGAGCGTTtatgcagctcctgccactggaCGAGCAGCTGCAACAAAACGTGGGCTTTGATTACATGCTGGTTGTTGACACAGAGGGCCTTCGATCCCCAGAGATGGTCAATAAACAGTCCCTGAATCATGACAACGAGCTGGCCACCTTTGTCATCGGCATCGGCAACATGACCCTGATCAACATCTTTGGGGAAAATCCCTCAGAAGTGCAGGATGTCCTTCAAATCGCTGTGCAGGCTTTTCTGAGGATGAAGAAAGTAAATCTTTCCCCCGGCTGCCTCTTTGTCCACCAAAACGTGGGAGAAGTTACTGCCAAGGAGCAGAACATGGAAGGACAAAGACGGTTTCAGGAAAAGCTGGATGAAATGACCGTGGCAGCTGCCCAGCAGGAATGCTGTGATGTCTCCTCCTTCAGCGACGTCATCCGCTTTGACGTGAACACCCACATTCACTACTTTGCTCACCTGTGGGAAGGAAACCCCCCAATGGCACCACCCAACCCCACCTACAGCCACAACGTCCAGCAACTGAAGAGCAAAGTTCTCCAGGCTGCCAAGGAGTCCCAGGGCAGCATTTTGACGCTCTCCAGCCTGAAAGTCCGTATTGGTGACCTCTGGAATGCTTTGCTGAACGAgaactttgttttcagcttcaAGAATTCACTGGAGATTGCTGTCTACAGGAAACTGGAAACTGCCTTTAGTCAGTGGACCTGGAGGCTGAGGAGTCACATCTTAGACGTACAAATGAGACTCGACAACAGAATTCGGAACGGGGACTTGCAGCAAATCACCAGAGAACACCTGGAAGGGCTCGTGCAAGAGACAAGTGATGCCATCGTGACAGACATGGAAAAGTATTTCAGGGAAGAGAAACACTGTGAGATACTGGTCCAGTggaaaggcagcacagagctgaagcTGAAAGAACTAAAAGAGAATCTTCTTCATGAAACTTGGAAGAAATGTGAGAATCTCATTGAACTGCAGAAGACCCAGAGTAAAGTGGATGCAAGGAAGTCGGAATATGAAGACGAGCTCTTGAGAAAGAGCAGGGAGTTGGCTCTGACTCTGAAAGGCAAGAGCCTCAGTGAGATACAACTGAGAGACAAGTTTACTTCTCTCTGGGCCGAGTGGATTGCTGAAGTCTCCCGTTCTGCTCCTCCACCAGAACGAGTGAATATTGATGCAGAAATAGAAGATGTCCTTCTGGAGCGTTTTAAGGAGCCTGGTTTCCATGCACGGATCAGGTCATTTCCCAAACACACAGGATTTTCCTTGGACTTGAAGAAACATGTCACAAAGAAAAAGGGTTGGAAAACATACCTCCCGTGGAATGATTCCAATGCTGATGTGAACTTGCAGGACATCACAGACAACATCATAAAGCGTGTGTGGGCAAACACTGATGCGAAGGAACAGGAGAAACGGGATTACAGTCGATCCTTTATTCATGAAATACTCCATGAAGTACAGGAAGGTGAGAACTCCATCCCCAGCGATGCAGCATTTAGGGTTAACAAAGATTACAGCATAGATTTATCTCTGTACCTGTGCAGAACGGCAGCAGAAAGGTTTAAAGCCATGCACGAAGCGTTCCAGAAGGCAAATGACCCAGTCACCTACCTGAACAGCAAGAAAGAAGATTTCTTcacatgtttccagatttcctGCCAAGGAGCCACTTCTGTCACagcttttgctgttttcctttgtgaCAAGCTTGCCCCAGCTCTTCGCCGGGCCGTCTATGAGAGGACGGCTAAAGCCATCGCTGGGGACATGCAGGGGAAAGTCCCAGATTTCCAGGGCAACAGAGCCAATCTGGATGTTTGTATCCTGAGATTCCTGGCACAAGAAGAAAACTTTCAGTATTTCAAGCAGTACCTTCGACACCCAGAACAGTTTTTTCAGTGGTACATTGAGAGACGTGTTGAGAGTTACTGTTTAGGTGAGAGCCGGAGGCTGGAGAAGTTTTTAGATTCCTCCCTTGATCTTCTCTATGGAAACATCCTGTCAGCTGTTTTTTCATCAACCCAAAGGGTCAAAGACAGAAAAGACCAAAAGGACAAAATCTCTCTCTGGCTGGATGAATTTTGCGGGGAACTGACAGAGCTGATCAACTTGCCCAGAAGTGACCTGAAGGGCCTCGAGCATCAGGAGATCACAGACATCGAGTTCCTGAGCAAAGCCATGGCAGAAGCACTGCCTGCCATGGAGAACGAGCTCAGGAAAGAATTTGCTGTTGCTGATCTGAACTGGTTTGAAAGGAAGCCTCACACCATCCTGGCAGAGcagttttgggggtgctgggcacAGTGTCCCTTTTGTGGGGCTGTCTGCACAAACACCATGCAGGGACACGATGGAGACCATCAGGTTCTCTTCCATCGGCCACGGGCTTTGACGGGAGGCTGGTGGGACAAAACAGATCACCTGACCATTGATATTTGTTCCAGCCTTGTTGCAAGTAAGTGTAAATTCGAAGCTGCTGATGCCAGATGGATCCACTTCAAGAGATACCGGGATGCAGGACCTCCTTTCTCCAATTGGAACATTCTTCCCGATCCATCCATGCAAGCCTATTGGAAATGGTTTGTGTCTCATTTCAGGACCAATATAGAAAACTGGCATGGTAAGAAATTCCAAGGCAAAGGAGAAATCCCTCAGGCCTGGCAGAGAATTACCAAGCAGGAAGCACTTGCCGAGCTGGACAAGCCTTAG